Proteins co-encoded in one Methanosarcinales archaeon Met12 genomic window:
- a CDS encoding 2,3-bisphosphoglycerate-independent phosphoglycerate mutase — protein sequence MSIARKILLVVLDGISDRPTEGKTPLQSADAPNLDRIASLGINGIMDPIAPGIRPGSDVAHLALLGYDPYEVYTGRGPLEAAGVGIHLKEGDIAFRCNFATMKDGIIVDRRAGRIRDTMELTRAVQDGVQLDGEFIFERSTGHRAVLVLRGAGLSPYVSDSDPKHEGMPSKTIEALKSEAQKTADILKEFVIQSDNLLKKHPVNAERIKVGKAPANTILVRGAGMMPNIRTFSERYGLKGAIIAETGVVIGIGRICGLKHGEVGGVDSDIDAKVRSAIDALKDHEFVLLNVKGADEASHDGNVEKKIKFITRVDKALKPILELKDTLVVVTADHSTPVSVRDHSADPVPVTIMGPGVRVDAVRVYDEINAATGGLNRIRAIYLMPILMDLVNRTKKFGA from the coding sequence ATGAGCATCGCCAGGAAGATATTATTGGTCGTTTTAGATGGCATTTCAGATAGGCCAACAGAAGGAAAAACCCCATTACAGAGTGCCGATGCACCCAATCTCGACAGAATAGCGAGTCTTGGCATCAACGGAATCATGGACCCCATCGCGCCTGGGATCCGACCAGGCTCAGATGTTGCGCATTTGGCATTGTTGGGATATGACCCATACGAAGTTTATACAGGCAGGGGACCCCTCGAGGCAGCAGGCGTGGGTATTCATCTGAAAGAGGGGGATATTGCCTTCAGATGTAATTTTGCGACGATGAAAGACGGCATAATCGTGGACCGGCGCGCTGGACGAATACGGGACACGATGGAATTAACAAGGGCTGTTCAGGATGGAGTTCAATTAGATGGAGAGTTCATCTTCGAGAGGTCAACAGGGCATCGGGCGGTGCTGGTTTTGAGGGGGGCTGGTTTGAGCCCATACGTCTCGGATTCGGATCCAAAACACGAGGGTATGCCATCCAAAACCATCGAGGCGCTAAAATCAGAAGCGCAAAAAACCGCAGATATCCTGAAAGAGTTTGTCATACAATCGGACAACTTACTGAAAAAACATCCCGTTAATGCAGAACGTATAAAAGTGGGCAAAGCCCCTGCGAACACCATATTGGTCAGAGGCGCAGGCATGATGCCAAATATAAGGACGTTTTCAGAAAGATATGGATTAAAGGGCGCAATAATCGCTGAGACGGGAGTGGTCATCGGCATTGGACGGATATGTGGTCTGAAGCACGGTGAAGTCGGTGGCGTCGATTCTGATATCGATGCAAAGGTCAGGAGTGCAATCGATGCGCTGAAAGACCATGAGTTTGTGCTGTTGAATGTCAAAGGTGCGGATGAAGCTTCTCACGATGGAAACGTTGAGAAGAAGATAAAATTCATCACCAGGGTCGATAAAGCGTTGAAGCCCATACTCGAGCTCAAAGATACGCTGGTGGTCGTGACGGCAGACCATTCGACGCCTGTATCCGTTAGAGACCATTCCGCCGACCCAGTCCCAGTAACGATTATGGGTCCTGGTGTACGAGTGGATGCCGTTCGTGTTTATGATGAAATTAATGCCGCAACAGGAGGGTTAAACCGCATCCGTGCCATATATCTGATGCCCATTTTGATGGATTTGGTCAATCGGACGAAAAAATTTGGAGCATGA
- a CDS encoding KEOPS complex subunit Pcc1 produces MRRMYSQFEFDLGKHVDNVYRSLLPELKDAPSQRVEVNLELRNDMVKLHINSDDIVSFRAALNTWLRLVKVAYDMAKWKTA; encoded by the coding sequence ATGAGACGGATGTATTCTCAATTTGAGTTCGATTTGGGCAAACACGTCGATAATGTATATCGTTCATTGCTCCCGGAATTAAAAGATGCGCCATCCCAACGAGTGGAGGTCAATCTTGAACTGAGAAACGATATGGTCAAACTCCATATAAATTCAGACGATATAGTCTCATTTCGAGCCGCACTGAACACTTGGTTGAGACTGGTTAAAGTCGCATATGACATGGCGAAATGGAAAACGGCGTGA
- the rrp4 gene encoding exosome complex RNA-binding protein Rrp4 has translation MNKNLAIPGDLLSSDVKQAGEGTYVKDGHVFAAIFGFVNKKDRIQVIPLTGKYMPHSGDIVIGKIVDIRFSNWLVNISSPYKALLHVSEYPERIDADQMSQYLGIGDLVVVGVKDVDVTMKVELTMVGESFRKLDSGRVIEISHAKIPRVIGRKGSMISLLKSKLNCDIFVGQNGRIWIEGREEDVDYTIKALLKIECESHTSGLTDRINEFISDREPTTK, from the coding sequence ATGAATAAAAATTTGGCGATTCCAGGAGATTTGCTCTCAAGTGACGTTAAACAGGCAGGAGAGGGCACTTATGTTAAAGACGGACATGTCTTCGCTGCCATATTTGGTTTTGTGAATAAAAAAGATCGAATCCAGGTAATTCCACTCACAGGTAAATACATGCCGCATAGTGGCGATATCGTCATCGGTAAAATAGTAGATATCCGTTTTTCAAATTGGTTGGTGAATATTAGCTCACCATATAAAGCGCTTTTACACGTTTCAGAGTACCCTGAGCGAATAGACGCCGACCAGATGAGCCAATACTTAGGGATTGGAGATTTGGTCGTTGTGGGGGTAAAAGACGTGGATGTAACCATGAAAGTGGAATTGACCATGGTGGGAGAGTCGTTCAGAAAACTTGATAGTGGAAGGGTGATTGAGATATCACATGCCAAGATTCCAAGAGTAATCGGACGAAAAGGGTCGATGATAAGTCTGTTGAAAAGCAAGCTGAATTGTGATATATTCGTTGGTCAAAACGGACGAATCTGGATTGAAGGTAGAGAAGAGGATGTGGACTATACCATTAAGGCGCTGTTGAAAATTGAGTGCGAATCGCACACATCTGGATTGACGGATCGGATTAATGAATTTATCAGTGATAGAGAACCAACTACAAAGTAG
- a CDS encoding RNA-binding domain-containing protein, protein MIHQITIRAFVHATEDPSRVEKALRLFIPEDHAIEICRTEGHFGNPITIFTVKLKGERQCRTFMGALKSGLPASELTMLINQANQRVDDSYNFYIKLDKQSAYDGAVRLAQREDAILIRIKIKTYPAKRENAIKIVRSLLSDAHVL, encoded by the coding sequence GTGATACATCAAATCACTATCAGGGCATTTGTACATGCGACTGAAGACCCGTCCAGGGTAGAAAAAGCATTGCGGTTATTCATCCCAGAAGACCATGCAATCGAGATATGTAGGACAGAGGGGCATTTTGGGAATCCCATTACAATTTTCACGGTGAAATTGAAGGGAGAACGGCAGTGCAGGACGTTCATGGGCGCTTTAAAAAGCGGCCTACCTGCATCTGAATTAACGATGTTGATAAATCAAGCAAATCAACGTGTTGACGATAGTTACAATTTTTATATCAAGCTCGACAAACAGTCTGCATATGACGGCGCTGTCAGATTAGCTCAAAGAGAAGATGCGATTTTGATACGAATAAAAATAAAGACATATCCAGCAAAACGCGAAAACGCGATCAAAATTGTGAGGAGTTTGTTAAGCGATGCCCATGTATTATGA
- the rrp42 gene encoding exosome complex protein Rrp42: MKTMDEDIISEIKKDYIYALSEKGEREDGRAPDQYRDISIENGVVNTAEGSAYVKIGDTKVLVGIKLQPGEPFPDTPDKGVLITNVELSPLASPTFEAGPPRDDAIELARVVDRGIRESGALELSKLCIEEGVKVWMVFIDVQVIDYDGNLIDAASLGAISALLNAKLPNERYGLGKDVPLPVSDLPVAVTVMKIGKKFILDPNLDEEQAASTKLTVISNKDGSLAGMQKSGAGTLSPDEVYHIVEMACKTAKDIRKRFLK; encoded by the coding sequence GTGAAAACGATGGATGAAGATATCATTTCAGAAATAAAAAAAGATTACATTTACGCCCTATCGGAAAAAGGAGAGCGCGAAGATGGACGTGCCCCTGACCAATACAGGGACATATCGATTGAAAACGGAGTTGTGAATACAGCTGAAGGGTCTGCATACGTCAAAATTGGAGACACCAAGGTTCTTGTCGGCATAAAGCTCCAGCCAGGAGAGCCTTTTCCAGATACGCCGGACAAGGGCGTGCTAATCACGAATGTAGAGCTGTCGCCACTTGCCTCACCCACGTTTGAGGCAGGACCTCCACGAGATGACGCAATAGAATTGGCACGAGTTGTAGATCGCGGCATTCGTGAATCCGGTGCGTTAGAGCTATCAAAACTATGCATCGAAGAGGGCGTTAAAGTCTGGATGGTCTTTATCGACGTACAAGTTATCGATTATGATGGCAATTTGATAGATGCCGCTTCATTGGGTGCGATATCCGCATTGCTGAACGCAAAATTGCCAAATGAGCGATATGGATTGGGCAAAGACGTTCCATTGCCAGTTAGCGACCTGCCCGTTGCCGTTACTGTGATGAAGATAGGTAAAAAATTTATACTTGATCCAAACTTAGACGAGGAACAAGCCGCATCTACGAAGTTGACGGTGATATCCAACAAGGATGGGAGTCTTGCAGGTATGCAAAAGAGTGGAGCTGGTACGCTCTCGCCAGATGAGGTGTACCATATAGTAGAGATGGCATGTAAAACGGCAAAAGACATACGAAAGAGATTCTTGAAGTAA
- a CDS encoding 50S ribosomal protein L37ae, with protein sequence MAKKVGKKGQKTRSAGRFGPRYGRKVRKMVADIEELMRAPHKCPRCDRMSVSRVGTGIWRCPKCEITFSGGAYIPQTSMGPSKVIPIKAEKEG encoded by the coding sequence ATGGCAAAAAAGGTGGGAAAGAAGGGGCAAAAGACCAGATCTGCCGGTCGTTTTGGCCCTAGATATGGACGAAAAGTCAGGAAGATGGTAGCCGATATTGAGGAATTGATGCGGGCGCCGCACAAGTGTCCACGGTGTGATCGCATGTCCGTATCACGGGTGGGCACAGGTATCTGGCGATGCCCAAAATGTGAAATAACGTTTTCTGGTGGCGCCTATATCCCACAAACATCTATGGGGCCTTCAAAAGTCATACCCATTAAAGCAGAAAAAGAGGGATAG
- a CDS encoding redox-regulated ATPase YchF, with the protein MMISIALAGKPNVGKSSFFKAATMIDVEIASYPFTTIDANHGISHVRTKCPCKELKVDCKNCIEGDRFVPIELIDVAGLVPDAHKGRGLGNEFLDNLRQAKAIIHVIDASGGTDAEGNPVEVGTHAPVDDVRFFEKEITMWLYGIIKRHWARLSRKLQSSRGPMEHVLAELLAGVGTDETQIKVALHNTMLTPTNWSDEDLMKFADEIRKLSKPMIIAANKIDIAPDECIQQLRSLEKEGRTIVQTSAGGELALRLAEKKGLISYLPGDADFQSIMPEELTDAQREGLERIRALLKKYGGTGVQQCINCAVLGLLDNIVVYPVEDENKFTDKNGNVLPDAFLVRKGNTAHDLAYMIHTDLGAGFLYAVDARAKRRVAEKHVLEDGDIIKIVSTK; encoded by the coding sequence ATGATGATATCCATTGCACTTGCAGGTAAGCCGAATGTCGGCAAATCATCGTTTTTCAAAGCTGCGACGATGATAGATGTCGAAATCGCCAGTTACCCCTTTACGACCATAGATGCCAACCATGGCATATCACACGTGCGCACGAAATGTCCCTGTAAAGAGCTCAAGGTCGATTGTAAAAACTGCATAGAAGGGGACAGATTCGTCCCGATCGAGTTGATAGACGTGGCTGGCCTAGTCCCTGACGCACATAAAGGAAGAGGGCTTGGAAACGAATTCCTGGATAACCTGCGTCAGGCCAAAGCCATCATACATGTAATAGATGCTTCCGGTGGCACGGATGCGGAGGGCAATCCAGTAGAAGTGGGGACGCACGCTCCCGTTGATGACGTACGGTTCTTTGAGAAGGAAATTACAATGTGGTTGTATGGCATCATCAAGCGCCACTGGGCACGGTTGTCGCGAAAACTACAAAGTAGTCGAGGGCCAATGGAGCATGTCCTTGCGGAGTTGCTGGCAGGAGTCGGCACAGATGAAACGCAGATAAAGGTCGCACTCCATAATACGATGCTTACGCCCACAAACTGGTCAGACGAAGACCTGATGAAGTTTGCTGATGAAATCAGAAAGCTCAGCAAACCGATGATAATCGCGGCAAATAAGATCGATATAGCACCTGACGAATGTATCCAACAACTTCGTTCACTGGAGAAGGAAGGACGCACCATAGTGCAGACGAGTGCGGGGGGTGAACTTGCACTCAGACTGGCAGAGAAAAAAGGACTGATATCATATCTGCCAGGAGATGCCGATTTTCAGAGCATAATGCCAGAAGAATTGACAGATGCACAGAGAGAAGGGCTGGAGCGCATAAGGGCGCTATTGAAGAAGTATGGTGGCACAGGCGTCCAGCAGTGCATAAACTGCGCAGTCCTGGGATTGCTGGACAATATCGTCGTATATCCTGTGGAAGACGAGAACAAGTTTACGGATAAGAACGGTAATGTGCTGCCAGACGCGTTTTTGGTGCGGAAGGGGAATACTGCACATGACCTGGCATACATGATTCACACCGATTTAGGAGCGGGGTTCCTATATGCAGTGGATGCCAGGGCGAAGCGCAGAGTGGCTGAAAAGCATGTGCTTGAAGATGGAGATATCATCAAAATAGTTTCAACCAAGTAA
- a CDS encoding 50S ribosomal protein L15e, with protein MAKSLYGYIRDAYKKPDETYVDELMWQRLQEWRREPVVNRIERPTRLDRARALGYKGKQGIIVVRVGVRRGGRRKSRYVRGRRTAHMGMAKITAGKSIQRIAEERAARRYPNLEVLNSYWVGEDGKKKWYEVILVDPEHPVIKKDSNLNWLCAPSQKGRVFRGKTSAGMKGRGMRKRGKGTEKTRPSIRAKMGRGK; from the coding sequence ATGGCAAAATCACTATATGGATATATACGCGATGCTTACAAAAAACCAGATGAGACCTACGTAGATGAATTGATGTGGCAGCGCCTTCAGGAATGGCGCAGAGAGCCAGTGGTAAACAGAATTGAGCGCCCAACGCGCCTCGACAGGGCGAGAGCGCTTGGATACAAAGGCAAACAGGGCATAATCGTAGTCAGAGTCGGGGTACGGAGAGGTGGCAGAAGAAAGTCAAGATATGTGCGCGGACGCAGAACTGCGCATATGGGCATGGCTAAGATTACCGCAGGCAAAAGCATCCAGCGCATCGCCGAGGAAAGGGCTGCGCGCAGGTATCCAAATCTGGAGGTCTTAAACTCCTACTGGGTTGGCGAAGATGGCAAGAAAAAATGGTATGAAGTCATACTCGTCGACCCGGAGCACCCCGTAATCAAGAAGGATTCCAATCTCAACTGGTTGTGTGCACCATCCCAGAAGGGGCGCGTTTTCAGGGGCAAGACAAGTGCAGGCATGAAAGGCAGGGGTATGCGCAAACGTGGAAAGGGCACCGAAAAAACGAGACCGAGCATACGAGCCAAGATGGGCAGGGGCAAGTGA
- the rrp41 gene encoding exosome complex exonuclease Rrp41, with translation MSDKTIEFIKNGGQRLDGRKLDELRPIKIEVGVLKRADGSCYMEAGGNKVMAAVYGPREVHPRRLEDATKAIIRVRYNMASFSVEDRKRPGPDRRSVEISKVSREAIEPIIIKEHFSRSVIDIFIEILQADAGTRTAGINAASVALADAGIPMRGLVSACAAGKVGGHIVLDLKKEEDNHGEADIPIAMDVQNDKITLLQMDGRLTQDEFKQALELAKKGCKEIYEMQRQALIAKYTV, from the coding sequence ATGAGCGATAAAACGATAGAATTTATAAAAAATGGGGGGCAGCGACTCGATGGAAGAAAATTAGACGAGCTCAGGCCTATTAAAATAGAAGTAGGCGTTTTGAAAAGGGCAGATGGCTCGTGTTATATGGAGGCTGGTGGAAACAAAGTGATGGCCGCAGTATATGGGCCGCGAGAAGTTCATCCGCGCCGCCTCGAGGATGCTACAAAGGCCATCATCAGAGTCAGGTATAATATGGCATCATTCTCGGTAGAGGATCGAAAAAGACCTGGGCCAGACCGCAGATCGGTCGAGATATCAAAAGTAAGCAGAGAAGCAATCGAACCAATTATCATCAAAGAACATTTTTCAAGGTCCGTGATAGACATCTTTATAGAGATATTGCAGGCAGATGCTGGAACGAGAACTGCTGGCATCAACGCTGCATCGGTCGCACTGGCAGATGCAGGAATTCCAATGAGGGGGTTGGTGTCGGCTTGCGCCGCTGGGAAAGTTGGAGGACATATCGTCCTCGATTTGAAGAAAGAAGAAGATAACCATGGAGAGGCAGACATTCCGATCGCGATGGACGTTCAAAACGACAAAATCACGTTATTACAGATGGATGGACGTTTAACACAAGACGAATTTAAGCAAGCACTTGAGCTGGCCAAGAAGGGTTGCAAAGAGATCTACGAGATGCAGCGACAAGCGTTGATCGCGAAATATACGGTATGA
- the psmA gene encoding archaeal proteasome endopeptidase complex subunit alpha → MQMISQMAYDRTITVFSPDGRLFQVEYAREAVKRGTTAIGIKATDGVVLLVDKRVTSRLLEVQSVEKIFKIDEHIGAATSGLVADARALIDRARIEAQIARMTYNEDIHVEELSKKICDHMQSYTQYGGARPYGTALLIAGVNGDSIYLFEMDPSGTLLEYKATGIGAGRNAVMEVFEAKYKEDMGIDEAVLLGLEALHKVVEREFSAQTIDVCVIKLKTRTFERMPPEYVYAKVQQVLEQHGSDVKESKE, encoded by the coding sequence GTGCAAATGATATCCCAGATGGCATATGACAGAACTATAACCGTTTTCAGCCCAGACGGGCGATTGTTCCAAGTAGAATACGCTAGAGAGGCGGTTAAAAGAGGAACTACCGCGATTGGTATCAAGGCGACGGATGGAGTCGTACTCTTGGTGGACAAACGAGTTACAAGTCGTTTGCTTGAGGTTCAATCCGTGGAGAAGATATTCAAAATAGATGAGCATATTGGCGCTGCTACCTCTGGACTGGTCGCCGATGCCAGAGCGCTAATTGATCGGGCACGAATAGAAGCACAGATAGCCAGGATGACATATAACGAGGATATCCATGTGGAGGAACTGTCCAAAAAGATCTGCGACCACATGCAGAGTTATACTCAATATGGCGGGGCCCGTCCATACGGGACTGCGCTGCTAATCGCGGGTGTAAATGGCGATTCTATTTACCTTTTTGAGATGGATCCAAGCGGAACGTTGCTCGAATACAAGGCGACTGGGATTGGCGCTGGACGAAACGCTGTTATGGAAGTTTTCGAGGCTAAGTATAAGGAGGACATGGGCATAGATGAAGCGGTCCTGCTCGGTCTTGAGGCGCTCCATAAGGTGGTAGAGAGAGAATTTAGTGCTCAGACCATAGACGTATGTGTTATCAAACTGAAAACAAGAACGTTTGAAAGGATGCCCCCCGAATATGTTTACGCCAAGGTTCAGCAGGTCCTTGAACAACATGGTTCTGATGTTAAAGAATCCAAAGAGTAG
- a CDS encoding DNA-directed RNA polymerase subunit P yields MAYKCAKCKRTVEIDHEYGGVRCPYCGHRVLLKERGTIIKRIKAE; encoded by the coding sequence ATGGCATATAAGTGCGCTAAATGTAAACGAACAGTAGAAATCGATCATGAGTATGGGGGAGTTCGTTGCCCATACTGTGGGCATAGAGTGCTCTTGAAAGAAAGGGGCACAATAATAAAAAGGATAAAGGCCGAATGA
- a CDS encoding Rpp14/Pop5 family protein, translating into MKILPSSLRERKRYLAFEVTSTGEVNRRELIDELWAAARSLIGDVGTSQCDLWLLDFDGRFGILRCARDKTATARAVLAIIDRVGKIRVGIAVLGTSGTIKSATEKFIQRGSIPKDTVKIDRVQIMGGISGTIKRIHGNEIDLIPDDDNIVKRSNVNLVGVTVFDLEELVKQRANDIPDGI; encoded by the coding sequence ATGAAGATTCTACCCTCCTCATTACGTGAGCGAAAGAGATATCTCGCATTCGAGGTCACATCCACAGGTGAAGTGAATCGAAGAGAACTGATAGATGAACTGTGGGCTGCTGCTAGGTCACTTATAGGGGATGTCGGCACAAGCCAATGCGACCTGTGGCTGCTCGATTTCGATGGTAGATTCGGTATTCTCAGATGTGCTCGCGATAAAACTGCTACAGCACGAGCAGTACTGGCAATCATCGACAGAGTTGGAAAGATTAGAGTGGGAATCGCCGTTCTCGGAACTTCGGGGACGATAAAGAGTGCAACGGAAAAGTTTATACAACGAGGAAGCATACCCAAAGATACTGTAAAAATCGATCGGGTCCAGATTATGGGTGGTATATCTGGAACTATCAAGAGGATACACGGTAACGAAATCGATTTAATACCTGACGACGATAATATCGTAAAGCGTTCAAATGTCAATTTAGTCGGAGTTACGGTTTTTGATTTAGAGGAGTTGGTGAAGCAACGTGCAAATGATATCCCAGATGGCATATGA
- a CDS encoding mechanosensitive ion channel, translating into MVDVAQVTGWEYFNYIIAVTIVLLTPVVAKMILYVFERYLEPFAAKKKTNIYILIIGAIKVPTYTISFLFGLYLALWYVEFPWLDQFQVGSMVIGAIMGTLIAYSIIPALIKEYSHRLAKKTKSRVDEAMILVTLKVVRILIVVVGIMIILDMLGVDIMLILTGMGIAGLAVALAFRDTLSNMLSGFYLMVDKPFKMGDRLSLDTGEVCEVMDIGLRSTRLYNEIDHTLITIPTAELSKMKIVNISEPDIRLKVRIPIRVAYGSDINKVKGILMEIAKGSPDVLNDPPPAAFFMEFGEFSINLLLVAWIGDVKKKLVATDYLNCRINERFEEENIEIPFPIRTIYMKGGK; encoded by the coding sequence ATGGTCGATGTAGCTCAGGTAACTGGATGGGAATACTTCAACTACATAATAGCGGTAACAATAGTCCTCCTAACTCCGGTCGTAGCCAAGATGATTCTCTACGTCTTCGAAAGATATCTGGAGCCGTTTGCAGCGAAGAAGAAGACGAACATATACATCCTGATTATCGGAGCGATAAAGGTCCCCACATACACTATATCATTTCTTTTTGGCCTTTATCTGGCACTCTGGTATGTGGAATTTCCGTGGTTAGATCAGTTCCAAGTAGGCAGTATGGTAATTGGCGCTATAATGGGCACTCTGATTGCGTATAGCATCATTCCTGCTCTGATAAAGGAGTATAGTCATCGCCTTGCGAAGAAAACCAAGTCCAGGGTCGATGAAGCAATGATTCTTGTCACATTGAAAGTGGTGAGAATACTTATCGTGGTTGTGGGTATCATGATAATTCTGGACATGTTGGGGGTGGACATAATGCTGATACTGACAGGCATGGGCATCGCAGGTCTCGCCGTCGCACTGGCATTTAGAGACACTTTATCAAACATGCTCTCTGGATTTTACCTGATGGTCGACAAGCCATTCAAGATGGGGGATAGGCTCTCATTGGACACTGGAGAGGTCTGTGAGGTCATGGATATCGGTTTGAGAAGTACGAGATTATATAACGAGATAGACCATACGTTGATCACCATACCAACCGCAGAGCTTTCGAAGATGAAGATAGTCAACATTTCTGAACCAGATATTAGATTAAAAGTGAGGATTCCGATAAGAGTTGCGTATGGGTCGGACATAAACAAGGTGAAGGGCATCTTAATGGAGATAGCAAAAGGGTCGCCAGATGTATTGAATGACCCACCTCCTGCAGCATTTTTCATGGAGTTTGGAGAGTTTTCGATAAACCTGCTTTTGGTTGCGTGGATAGGCGATGTAAAAAAGAAGCTTGTGGCCACGGACTATCTAAACTGCAGAATCAATGAACGGTTTGAAGAGGAGAACATCGAGATACCGTTTCCAATCAGGACCATTTATATGAAGGGTGGCAAATGA
- a CDS encoding ribosome assembly factor SBDS, which produces MVAIDKAVTARYKKHGVSFEILVDPEMAIALKRGEEGDISINMMLAAEDVFEDASRGDRASEEDLIKAFGTTDIRAITKEIILHGDLQLTSEQRKRMQEDKRKRVIDVIAQNAINPQTGAPHPPARIEKAMEEAGVHIDPFKSVDEMVKEVMKKIRPIIPIRFEEVNIAVKIPSQYAAKSYGEIASFGSLQKQEWQDDGSWITVVKIPAGMQDNFYNLVNRLTKGEAETKLLR; this is translated from the coding sequence ATGGTTGCCATCGATAAAGCCGTAACTGCCAGATATAAAAAACATGGAGTGTCTTTTGAGATTTTAGTCGATCCAGAGATGGCGATCGCCCTTAAACGAGGAGAAGAGGGAGATATAAGTATCAATATGATGCTGGCTGCAGAAGACGTATTCGAGGATGCGAGCAGAGGAGATCGAGCTTCTGAGGAAGACCTGATAAAAGCCTTCGGCACCACCGACATACGTGCCATCACAAAGGAGATAATCCTCCATGGGGACCTTCAGCTGACGTCCGAGCAGCGAAAGCGCATGCAGGAGGATAAGCGCAAACGGGTGATCGATGTGATTGCTCAAAATGCCATCAATCCCCAGACGGGTGCACCTCATCCACCTGCTAGAATCGAAAAGGCGATGGAAGAGGCTGGTGTGCACATCGATCCGTTTAAGAGCGTGGATGAAATGGTAAAGGAGGTCATGAAAAAGATTAGGCCTATAATCCCCATCCGCTTTGAGGAAGTGAACATCGCGGTCAAGATTCCCTCACAATACGCTGCCAAATCATACGGTGAAATTGCGAGTTTTGGATCGTTACAAAAGCAGGAATGGCAAGACGACGGGTCGTGGATCACCGTTGTCAAGATTCCGGCAGGAATGCAAGACAATTTCTATAACCTTGTGAACCGCCTTACAAAAGGAGAGGCTGAAACCAAACTATTAAGATAG
- a CDS encoding RNase P subunit p30 family protein, whose product MPMYYDLHVHSLPECADSPSRLELVAKKYGYAEIAITNHSDYWNEVTGDGIINGIEIVASNPAELRKKIEKFRPRVDVLLVHGGDPKINRAAVENACVDILAHPEIGKDDGFNHVLAKSAADNDVAIEFNLDALICLRGGTRVHALSDFRRNLKLAMKFDVPVVLTSNAKSHYDMRAPREMIALAGLFGMTEEEAIRAISTTPARIIEQNRKKRQGYICDGVEVVR is encoded by the coding sequence ATGCCCATGTATTATGACCTTCATGTGCATTCCCTTCCAGAATGTGCTGATTCGCCCAGCAGGTTGGAGCTGGTGGCAAAGAAATATGGATACGCAGAAATAGCGATCACTAATCATTCTGACTATTGGAATGAAGTAACCGGTGATGGCATCATCAACGGCATTGAAATCGTAGCCAGCAACCCTGCTGAGTTAAGAAAAAAGATCGAAAAGTTCCGACCCAGAGTAGACGTCCTTCTCGTTCATGGTGGCGACCCCAAAATCAATCGGGCAGCGGTCGAGAATGCATGCGTCGATATACTGGCACATCCTGAGATTGGAAAGGATGACGGATTTAACCATGTGCTCGCCAAATCTGCCGCCGACAACGATGTCGCCATTGAGTTCAATCTCGATGCACTCATATGCCTGAGAGGCGGCACAAGGGTGCACGCTCTTTCAGATTTTCGCCGCAATCTAAAACTGGCTATGAAATTCGACGTACCGGTAGTTCTCACGAGCAACGCCAAATCCCATTATGACATGAGAGCACCCAGGGAGATGATAGCGCTGGCTGGTTTGTTCGGTATGACCGAAGAGGAGGCGATTCGGGCCATCAGTACGACCCCTGCCAGAATCATAGAGCAAAATAGGAAAAAGAGACAAGGTTATATATGCGATGGGGTGGAGGTGGTTAGATGA